CCCTGAGCCGATATTTCATACCACAAGAATGTGGCGCTCCATGGTCGGTGAGCAAGCTCGGTTCGTCCGAGAAGCCTTAAGACTATGACGACATATTCACCTTGAACCAAGGGTTCAAGGGTTACAGCCTGCGGCGGCATCTCGGAGATTCCCTCCCTTCCTACCGACTACCTACCAGCTCATCATTATGACGCAACCTCCTGCCGTTTCGGCATTACGACAAGAAATCCGACAGCTTATCCGTAAACGTCGCCGTGCGTTATCGTCAGAACAACAAGCCCATTTTGCACAGCAAGCCGCCGCCCGAATGATGGCGTATCCACCTGTCGTAATGGCGCGCACCGTCGCTCTGTTTCTCTCCTTTGATGGTGAGCTGGATACGCAACCGCTGATCGAGCAACTCTGGCGTGCCGGGAAGAAAGTCTATCTGCCCGTCTTGCATCCGTTTAGTGAGGGTAATCTGCTGTTTCTGCATTACCACCCACGCAGTGAGCTGGTCGTGAATCGTCTGAAAATCACCGAGCCGAAACTCGACGTCCGCGATGTGCTGCCGCTGGCAAAACTCGATGTGCTGATCACGCCGCTTGTCGCGTTTGATGAACAAGGTCAGCGTTTGGGTATGGGCGGCGGTTTTTATGACAGAACACTGCAAAACTGGCAGCAATATGGGTTACACCCAGTAGGCTACGCACATGATTGCCAGGGTGTGGAAACGCTGCCAGTGGAAAAGTGGGATATTCCGCTGCCTGCGGTAGTGACACCGTCGAAAGTGTGGGAGTGGGCGTAAAAACAAAACGGTAACACCCGTTACCGTTTTTAATGTTTGCGCCCTCGCCTTGCGGATGAGGGCATCAG
This sequence is a window from Enterobacter sp. RHBSTW-00994. Protein-coding genes within it:
- a CDS encoding 5-formyltetrahydrofolate cyclo-ligase, which translates into the protein MTQPPAVSALRQEIRQLIRKRRRALSSEQQAHFAQQAAARMMAYPPVVMARTVALFLSFDGELDTQPLIEQLWRAGKKVYLPVLHPFSEGNLLFLHYHPRSELVVNRLKITEPKLDVRDVLPLAKLDVLITPLVAFDEQGQRLGMGGGFYDRTLQNWQQYGLHPVGYAHDCQGVETLPVEKWDIPLPAVVTPSKVWEWA